The DNA region GCCTAATCTGGAGTGAATCAATAAGTTGCTATGGAGCTTCCAGGCACCGATCTGCTCAGTCAAAAATAATGTACACGGTAGATTCCAGAAATAGGTTCCCTGGTCTGGACAAAAGAAGAATCTGATATAGCAAGTCGAGTAAAGAGGATGTTTGTCTGTTACCGCGCACTCTGGTTGAATAATCCTTTTTTCTGTGGCTGAGTTAACTTGACTGTGAATGTTGTCCCCACACCAACTTCACTATCTACGCTCAACTCACCTTGATGGAGATCCAGGCATCTTTTTACTACTGCCATGCCTAAACCGCTACCCATAATACTCCTGGCATTTCTGCCACGACGGAAGGGTTCAAAGATTAAAGCTTGTTCTTCTGTAGGAATGCCGATTCCTTCATCTTTAACTTGAAAGGTAACAGTATCAGGTTCACAAATCAATGTGAGGTAGACAGGGCTGGTTGGGGAGGAATACTTGAGAGCATTTGATAGTAGGTTACTTAAAATTGAATACAGCAGCTTTTCATCCAGGTAAGCATAGGTGCTAGTTCCATACTTTTCAAATTTAATGGTGCGGGGTTGTTCGCTGAAAAGTTGGATGTCTTCAATCAGGTTTAAGCAGAAAAACTGCATTTCTAATAATTCAGGCTGACACTCCAATTTCCCAGCATCTGCTCTGGCTAACGTCAAAATATCATGCAGTAATTGAGTCATTAACTTTGCAGATGCCTGAATTTGCAGTAAGTTTTTTAATTTATCAGGCTCAACTAAATTCCTGAGTTTTTCTTTCAGCAACTGAGATGAGCCAGTAATCACACTTAAAGGAGTACGGAATTCGTGCGAAACCATGGAAAAGAATTGCAGTTTTAATTCACTCAGTTCTTTCTCTTGGGCTAGTTTTTGTTGTGCCTGTTCAAGTTGCTGGCGCTGAAACATTTGACGATACAGCAGGACATAAATGCCCAACAGCCAGACAAATGCCAGAATTGTTCCTAAGTTTTCGATCGCCATCCTGGCTTGGGAATTTGTCTGAAATTTTTCAATTTGGTTTTGCAGAATTTGTTCTTCTGAAGTTTG from Leptodesmis sichuanensis A121 includes:
- a CDS encoding sensor histidine kinase; its protein translation is MTLSTLKWSLERKWVTAAFCLALLLMVLVNFFSYQNATQLIASQVQVKQTNEILTALTSISETLTDIETRRWRYFLLGEQTELDSYDQAVQRLTIKLEQLRQPLADTPTQEQRLNTLESLIQQRRNLFEQSTELYRKPRSLLASDHPLVIQTNQNQTQIRQIITELQTSEEQILQNQIEKFQTNSQARMAIENLGTILAFVWLLGIYVLLYRQMFQRQQLEQAQQKLAQEKELSELKLQFFSMVSHEFRTPLSVITGSSQLLKEKLRNLVEPDKLKNLLQIQASAKLMTQLLHDILTLARADAGKLECQPELLEMQFFCLNLIEDIQLFSEQPRTIKFEKYGTSTYAYLDEKLLYSILSNLLSNALKYSSPTSPVYLTLICEPDTVTFQVKDEGIGIPTEEQALIFEPFRRGRNARSIMGSGLGMAVVKRCLDLHQGELSVDSEVGVGTTFTVKLTQPQKKGLFNQSAR